One Pseudoliparis swirei isolate HS2019 ecotype Mariana Trench chromosome 4, NWPU_hadal_v1, whole genome shotgun sequence genomic window carries:
- the LOC130193154 gene encoding zinc finger BED domain-containing protein 4-like gives MTTARQKTIDEELAKMIACDFQPFSVVDDKGFRRFIHALNPMYAIPSRKTVSQGIIPGLYDRERATLQERVKKATAVCLTTDSWTSRTTTSYLSVTCHFVESYKMVSCLLDCFEFSDRHTSDNLAEELLKVAKEWGVENKVVCCVSDNAANITKAIKTLKWTHHPCLAHTINLFVRDALKVMKPTVNKVKTIVEFIHRSTTATHKLKSTQLQMGMPELKLKQDCVTRWNSTFHMIKRILESKDAVISTLAVMNASVDPLSQEEWEVLQEACTVLEPFEQVTVEISADSYVTASKMLILCKGVQRVTAEHQTRVTTGKVTELVAALYASMDRKFHRIEYNPILSESTVLNPRFKKLAFHDNRAVDEALQRVTAAAARSGQPTSLSAVT, from the exons ATGACCACAGCAAGACAGAAGACAATTGATGAAGAACTGGCCAAAATGATTGCATGTGATTTCCAACCATTTTCAGTTGTGGATGACAAAGGATTCAGAAGGTTTATTCATGCACTCAATCCAATGTATGCAATTCCAAGTAGGAAAACAGTCTCCCAAGGAATCATCCCAGGCCTGTATGACAGAGAACGTGCTACACTGCAAGAGAGGGTTAAAAAAGCCACAGCAGTTTGTCTAACAACTGACAGCTGGACATCCCGTACCACCACATCCTACTTATCAGTTACATGTCACTTTGTTGAAAGTTACAAAATGGTGTCCTGTCTTCTGGATTGTTTTGAGTTCAGTGACAGACACACTTCTGACAACTTAGCAGAGGAGCTGCTCAAAGTGGCAAAAGAGTGGGGCGTGGAAAACAAAGTGGTTTGCTGTGTTAGTGACAATGCAGCTAACATAACCAAAGCAATTAAAACCCTGAAATGGACCCACCACCCATGTCTTGCACACACAATCAACCTGTTTGTAAGAGATGCTCTGAAGGTGATGAAGCCCACTGTGAACAAAGTGAAGACGATAGTGGAGTTTATCCACAGGAGCACAACAGCCACACACAAGCTCAAATCTACCCAACTACAGATGGGCATGCCTGAGCTGAAGCTCAAACAAGACTGTGTCACAAGGTGGAACTCCACCTTTCATATGATAAAACGGATTCTGGAGTCCAAGGATGCAGTCATCTCTACCCTGGCTGTTATGAATGCATCAGTTGATCCTCTGAGCCAAGAGGAATGGGAGGTACTGCAGGAGGCATGCACTGTTCTGGAGCCATTCGAGCAGGTCACTGTGGAGATCAGTGCAGACAG CTATGTCACAGCCTCCAAAATGTTAATCCTCTGCAAAGGTGTGCAGAGAGTGACAGCTGAGCACCAGACCAGAGTAACGACAGGGAAAGTGACAGAGTTAGTGGCTGCTCTCTATGCATCCATGGACAGAAAGTTCCACAGAATTGAGTATAACCCTATTCTCTCAGAATCCACCGTTCTTAACCCAAGATTCAAGAAGCTGGCCTTTCATGATAACAGAGCGGTTGATGAAGCTCTCCAGAGAGtaactgcagcagcagcaaggtcCGGCCAGCCAACTtcactcagtgcggttacatga